caggtaacggcagatttgttgaaggatggtgggcagattgttgtagaaaaactggccaccatgtatacgcaatgcctcattactTCGAATCAGAAACActtcgacttctgtcaaccaaaggaccaggcaggatcccGGAAaagctattcaacaatagaccatattcacactatcaatcaggtggtagagaaatgtgcggaatataaccaacccttatatatagctttcattgattacgagaaagcgtttgattcagttgaaaccttagcagtcatggaggcattacggaatcagggtgtagacgagccgtgtgtaaaaatactgaaagatatctatagcggctccacagccaccgtagtcctccataaagaaagaaccaaaatcccaaaaaagaaaggcatcaggtagggagatgcgatctctccaattttattcagagcgtgtttacaggaggtattccgatacctggatttggaagaattgggggtaagaggtaatggagaataccttagtaacttgcgattcgctgatgatatttccttgattagtaactcatgggaccaattgcagtgcatgctcactgacctggagaggcaatgcagaagggtgggtataaaaattaatctgcagaaaactaaagtaatatttaacagtctcggaagagaacagcaatttacgataggtagggaggcactggaagtggtaagggaatacatctacttaggacagggagtgactgcggatccggatcatgagactgaaataatcagaagaataagaatggtctggggtgcgtttggcaggaattcgcagataatgaacagcaggttgccattatccctcaagagaaaagtgtataatagctgtgtcttaccagtactcacctacggggcagaaacctggaggcttacgagaagggttctacttcaattcaggacgacgcaacgagctatggaaagaagaatgatgggtgtaacgttaagggataaggaaagagcagattgcgtgagggaacaaacgcgagttaatgacatcttagtagaaatcaagaaatagGTATGGGcatggcatgggcaggacatgtaatgaggagggaagataatagatggtcattaagggttacggactggatttcaagggaagggaagcgtagcaggggcggcagaaagttaggtgagcggatgagattaagaagtttgcagggaaaacatggccacaattagtacatgaccggggtagttggagaagtatgggagaggtctttgccctgcagtgggcgtaaccaggctgattacgatgatgatgatgatgatttttgcacACTACTATGCGAGGTCAAGTCGACGAAATCTCCTAGGTATATCGTGTCCTAGGGAAGTGTAGTTTTCCTACCAGAGGAGGGTTAACCGGGAACAGTCGGCATGACGAACCAGTTGCTGGACTCCTAGAGTGAGGAGTCGGCTCGCGGGCGGGTGAGCAAGGAAGATTAGCTTTCTTCACCCGATTGCTTATTCCTCTAGACTTGGATGAAGTTCGCATACTACTAATATTACCAATATTTACGAATCAATTCGATCGCCGAGTGGGTGTCATAGGGACTCAGATATTTTCTTGGCGTCAATAAGTGTAGAGCTATGAGCGACAGGACCGTTGACTTCGACAGGGTGTTAAAGCCGACTTAATTTGCTCCATAAGAACATGCATGAGAAGCTACTGTAGGAAATAATTCGCTCGAGAGTCATGATGAGTGCGCGTACGACATTGCACTTGTGTCGAATGGATTCAGCGAGCTCTTGCCGGTGTCCAATGCGTAAGGGCTTTGGCAATGACTGAGGGTAGTTGCACTTTGTATGTTATTGAGTCATGACTCAATGCAGGCGGGTTGAATATCGAGACCCTTTGGGCTTGAAAGCAATAACTCTCTATGGCAATGTACGCATTTTGGAGAATCCTCTAGTGCAGAAAGATACACCTGCCAGCTTAGTTTatatatttattaatttatttattaatacctcaagggtccaaaataggacattacatgaggggtggacACGTAAAACCAGCAAAACATTGTGGAAACATGGTGAAAACATTGAGGTGTCGAGGAAAAGGCCACGCATATTCGACGTTGCCTTTCTTAGTGCTGCAGTGCCAAGGTGTGACAGGAACAGTGTGATAAAAATATTATTAATTCGAATGCCCCCTTTACTTATAAGTGCAGTTAGGGAGCTAGATTGCTAAACTTGTGCTGTTAGTGCCCAGGAATCGATCTGAAATGGCGTTATTTGATTAATAATGGCTATAACTGGGCAGTTAACGGAAGTAATCTAAAGGAAATGTTTTGTTGAGGTCCTTAAGTGAGCAACGTATTATAATTTAGCTAATATCGCAGTGTCGCGGAATGGCGCTATCTGGCGCGTTCAAATCTGAGAAATCCTGTACGTGCCAAAATCTGAAGGTATGTTTGGTAATTGCATCATTATTTTTCGTATTGTGCGTTTTCTTCTTAATTCAACTGTTGTACATAGGCTAGGCCATTACGAAACCCAATAATGTGGAAAGGTAACAATTAATAAGCAGATATGAAACTTTAAGGTCATCTCTAACGCGGGACGTATTAGTAAATAAGATAAAATTCTGGAACAGTCTGTTGTGCCAGTAATATTAGGGTATCTTTACTGGTTCAATAGGTGAACAATACATTGTGCTGCGCGAAGCAGAAGAAATAAACTCATTTCTAAATACATAGCCCGAACTCAAACAATCACTGCATACAATATTACactatttcaatattatttcaaGTGGCATAAACAGTGCACATCACTGCACGCGTGTTCATTCCAACTTTATCCGCTTAACCCGCAGTTTTATAGGCACTGCTGGATTAATAATCACATGATCCACAAATACCGGGAGCGGGTCCTGGATGTCCTCGGCGAGAGAAATCTCGAAATTTCTTATTATTGTATAAAGCGCTGTCTTTACCGTAACCATTCCTAGCCTGCTTGCCACACACATCCTGGGCCCAAGGCCGAAGGGGAAGTAGCTGCAGGTCACTATGTCTCGCTGTGCTGGCGAGAAGCGGTCCGGTATAAAGCGATTTGGTTCAGGCCAGATCTCTGGGTTCCTGTGGATGTGCCACGTTGGCGCGAAAACGCCCGTTCCCTCTGGAATGAATCGGCCCAGTATGGTGGTGTCCTCGACACACTCCCGCATTATGGCGACCGGAATTGCCGGGTACAAGCGCATCCCCTCTCGAACGACCATGTCGAGGCGCTCGAGCAGCATGACATCGTCTTCATCGAGCTCCATCTTTTCGCTTCGCAGATGTGACGAGGCCTTTGGCACAGCTGTTCGCTCGCCATGTTTTGTGTCCAAACATTCGTTCTCGGAATTCTGGCTCGCATTTGTCGGCTTCTCCGAGCTATGCGAGGATGACGAGCCGGGAATGTTATCTTTTGTTTCCCGTCGTTTGTGTTCGAGTCCTTGCTTTTCTTCAAAATTGGTTATGCCACATTCCATATCAGAGTTTTTGTGACGATGGAGCACTCTGTGAATTTCAGCTCGTACTTTTTGCTGCTCTTCCGGGTGCTTCGCGAGAAGGTACAACAGAAAAGCCAGAGAGGCAGAAGTTGTCTCGAGGCCAGCCATAAGAAGCACGACGATGTTGCATAACAATTTGTGGTCATCGATAAGACGCGCGCTAGAGCGTGCTGTCGGTAGAAAATTTCCAACGCCTTTTTGAGCATCAAGAATGTGCTGGAGCACATCATCTTTTCGCTCAGTTTCACGTGCTGTGGGTAGAAAATGTCCAACGCCTTTTTGAGCATCGAGAATGTGCTGGAGCACATCACCTTTTCGCTCAGTTTCACCCTTCCTGCGTTTTTTTATAGTAATCACCGTATGGTCCATGACATTCTGCACTGCTTTGCAGAAAGATGTAACCGGATAGAGCCACTCAAGAATGCTACGGAGGCCCGGATACGCAAACGCGCCCTCAAACAACGCGTTGTCCGCTTCTTGGAATATCACATTGAGTGATCTGAGTACAGGGTCGTCACTCTTCGTTCTCCGGTCtgcctgtaagaaaaaaaaaagacattgctcTATCTACGTTGTATAATCAATTACACTAGTTATGTAAGTTATACCCTGTCCAGGTGGGGCTGCGTAAACGCTTGCCAACAGCCTCCAGTCTGTCTTTATTGGTTTCGGGTTACAAAACGCAACGCCCTACTGTTGAATGCAAATCGCCGCAATATATCGTGTCGTCTGAGCTGCGCTGCGTTAGAAATTTTGACAAATATTGCACGTCTGGGGCTTTGTAGCGCTCATTCCTTCGCGAAAGAAGGAACGTGCTACACTGAATGTGTACATTGCGTGCAAGGCGCTTAGATTATGCACAGCGGTAGTCACACGATATCAAGCAGCAACGAAGAACTGTTGCAACGTGTGCCGATTCGCCTAAAGAGCATCAAATGAGAAACGCGGCCCCTTGACAATGATGAAATAAACTAATAGAACTAATAAATAAGTATGCTGCTAGCCTTGGCACTGTGACAGTGTCTGACCATTTCtggaacttgttgatgctagctGCCTTAGCCTGCCGGCTACAATCAGGCTCATGCAAATAATGCAGATTTTCTGACAGGGATCATGAGTAAATCGCGCGATTGAGGGTTTTCACCTTTTAGTTCACGTGGAAGCATTTTGTTTATAAAGAGAAAAGATGGAGAACAATGCGGCCGCAAGAGTTGTATCATGTGACAGCGGATAATTAAGCTCTACATTTTTATCTGCATGTCGCTAACTTCATGCTGTAACTAGCTATCTGCACAACGTCAGTCAATATCGTGCCGCTTGTGTCGTCAGCAAAGTGTTCTAGAGCAGTTGATATATCACTCTACGAGGCCGCACTACCTTGGAAAGCACTGAACTTTATGCTTGCTGACAACAGAGTGGCCGTAAAGAAACACCTGATTAGCCCACGAAAAAGTTCTTGGGCTAAGACGTGTCTGCTGATCAAATAGAATGGAAGTATCTGTCAGTAACTGGAACAAGGGTTCGCAGAAAGACTTCCGTCGGAAGAAATCAACAACGACGCAAGCAGAGTGTACTACATACCTCAGAATGCGCTTTTAAGGCTTGCAAGCCTTGCTACCAGAGTTATAGCCCTATCTGACGCCTCTGTCTAGTGATGCAGATGCATATTTCTTAACGAAGCTCTAGAACCAAAACCAAACTTGAACCCAGAGTTACTGAAGGCATTTTCCAATATCAAAATGAACCGTTTCGAAATGAGTGCAGATGTACAGAAGGCATTCCTGCAAATTTCGGTACAACTGACCGATGGCGACGCCCTCCGGCTATGCTGGTATGAACTCCTTCCAGAGATTCAGAACCGTGACCCTTTTACAGAAATTTGTAAAATGACACGAGTGCCTCTCCGTGCAACAAGCTGTCTCTTTAGCCTGGCAGAAACCGTACGTCACCATTTCTCCACGGCCGGACATTATCCACAAATAACAATTAGCGCAAGCCGCCACCGCCTCCTGAATACTGACGCACTGGAGATTTTTATCGATCTGAGGAAACAGTACTGCATTTTCCGCAGGCGGCCAATGGTGAAATAGGTGCTCATGAAATGTGCGACGCGCAATCGATTAAACAGTCGTGCTTCAATTGAGCCAGTAGGTCCTCTGCCTAGTGGATGGGAAACTCAAGCACCTTGTTTTGATGTTACAAGTGCAGGCTTCTCAGAAACACGGAAATCATACATCAATTTCACGTGTGCAGTTACCCATGCAACACACGTTGAACTGGTGACAGAAACGTTGACCACAAACTTCCGTTTGATGTATAGTCCATCGAGGAAGAGGAGTCTATGAGCCATCTTTTGTAACAGCGCTATGAGATCGCAGCATACTTCTAGGGATCTAAGGAGACGGCGGACAACAATACAAATTAATTTAGAACTTATTCGCAAGCCACCTGATCAGCTTGAAGTTTAAAATTGAGGAGGCTGCTGGCTTAGGGGAACGAGTGGTTACGGCAGCCACACTTCATCAATACttctttttgggcgagttggttcatcttgaaacatatgggtaacagcacAAACAGGCGAGCACAAGAAGGTAGACACGCACAAACAGCGCTTGTGTGTTCGTGTCTACCTTCTTGTGTTtgtctgtttgcgctgttacccatATCTTTCAAGCCTCACtttaatgggggcaaaatgcgaaaacaccagtgtacatAAATTTAGATATACATTAAAGGTCCCTTGGTGGTACAATTTATTCCGGGGTCTCcagtacagcgtgcctcataatcaaatcgtcgtttcggcatgtaaaactgCATGATTAAAATTTTTACCGGAATGTTCAACCTGTGAAACCGTTAAAGCATCTCTTCGGAAACGTTTCTTCTCTTCGGAAAAGATCACAATAATGCTAATAAAACTGAACTTCGGGCTGTCATCAACTATAAATGCTTGACCTATGCATACACAGATGTGAAAGAACCCGAGCCTGCACTGACGTCTCACTTTCTTGCAGGAAAGCGATTCAACACTCCTTCTATCAGCGGTTCCGCTAAAGACGCGGCTTGAGCAACCTTCTCAACTCACTCGTTGCCGTCTCTTCGGCGAAAGGATGGAACGACCAGTTTTGCCGTTGGTGGCAACATGAATATGTGATGAGTCTCCCACGAGCACTTTTCACTGTGCCGCGTCCGTCAGGCGCACTAAGGACATGAGCTCTCCTTTTAGTTCACGAACATCATGCACCGCGGTGGAGAAATGACCGAAGTTATCCATTGACAAGATGAAAGGATCAGATCCAGAAAGGTGCGAATgccgaatggaaccaccttcaGAAAACCAATTCAACCTTTGTACCCAATGGAATGAACCCAATGAACCTGAGGAACGGGGGCCGCATGCGGCCCCCGGCACGTCGTCATTTGTCGCTTCCTATCTGAAGGCCCACCTGGCAGTGTTGACGCCAAATCGGGTTAGACAGGAACAAAGAAAGATCGTTTCCAGTTAGCATTGTACCCCATTTTCACACTTAGCCAGATAACGTGTTCACGTCCGTTCTTTGCACAGGTTCAAAGAAGGGGAAGAAAGATTCTTCGTGGAAATAATGCTTCAGGCAAGGGCCTTCATCCAAGTATCTCCAATTGTATGTGAAGGGTTACTCCTCCCCTCACCGTCCCAAAACAATGGGCAACTCTGCCTCAGGCGACGGTGAAGTGGCTCGAGTTTTGTGTCGACACGCCGCTTGTCCGCAGACAAGATAGTGTGGGAACTAGCCCTTAGCAGCTTCGCTGAAAAAGTTCGCGGCTTCTCTAGGTGTCTCGTCTTCCCGCGCGCATCCAACGCGTGACGGTGCCGCCGCCCCGTGAAAGTGGCAGGAACTAGGCACGCGAGCTGTTGGAACGACCATCAACAGCTGACGCTGTCCCACTGCTGGAACGTTCTTTGTGACTGACGTTAGTAGCGCTCGGTTTGATTGGTGTTTGCAAGAGCAGAAAGGTGCACCTTTTTCTGTTGCGTCTGTGCGATTTGAAAGGCGGCTTTGCAAACAATGTAGTGGTCAATGCGTCATTTGCATGCTAGTATTAGCTTTTCTAATTTTAATTCTTTTTTCAACGTGTTTTTCTCGGCGACATGTTCCTTTCTAAGGGTGGGATGAAGAGAAATATTGCTTCGGAATGTCAGATATTTCTAGATCGGTGGACAGATAATTATATTTTTGGTGGGTTAGAGAATAAGGCGCTCTGGCTGGGCTATAAAGAAGCTATTTCGGTATTCAAAGAGTACAATTTACACCGGCGCTACCAAACTCATATTCGCGAGACGTACCACCCCTTGATGTCACAAGCAAGGACCGAGAGAATTGAGAGTTTGAAGAAAGGCCTGTCCATGCAGCAAGACATCTTTGAGAAGAACGTTCAGTAAAAGGTGACTCTTGTTCGGGCCAGTTACACCTTCGCCAAACTGATTGCAGAGAATGGCGACCTTCCACAGACGGAGAGTTTGTTAAGAGATGCCTATTGACTATCGCTAACTATCTTTGCCtggaaaagaaaaatttgttcaAGAAACTTAGTCTACCTGTCGGAGGGTCACCAGGTGAATTGAAGACATGGGCCAACAGTCGTTGCGTAATTTGAAAAATAGAGCAAGACCTCTCCAGCACTTCTGATGAAAGGAATGATGTCTGTCACGCAGCTTAGTTACTCATTTTGGTTCCAGGAGTTGGTGCTAAGTTTGAAGTGACAGAGGAGCTAGCTGCTCTTCAAAGCCTGAAGGGCACAACAACCGGTGAAGATATATTTATCGAGGTACCAAAATGTCTAGAAAGGGTCAGATAACCTGGAAGGAAGTCAAAAGTGTGACCACTGATGGTGCGAGAAATATGGTTGGTTGCAAAGATGATGTCATTGGGCGCATTAACTCCGCAATGGCCCACGTGGGTGTTAGTGCCCCTATTCACTTGCATTCTATTATTCACAAAGAATGTCTGTCTACCAAAGTGACCCGTTCCGAGTCAGTAATGAAGGTTGTTGTTTCTACCGCAAATTTCAATCGCAGTCACGGCTTGAACGATCCGCAGTTTCAGCAGTTCTTGTCCGACACGGATGCTGACTATGGGGATATCTTGTATCACAGTGAAGTTCATTGGCTAAGCAGGGAAGAAGTTTTGCAGCGCTTTTATGAGCTCCGCGAGGATATCTCAGCGTTTCTTCACGAAAAAGGCAAACCACTGCAGGAGCTTTACGCTGATAATTGGGTCGGGGAGTTGGCTCTACTGGCTGATGTTGCACATCACCTTAATGAGCTCAGTCTAAAATTGCATGGAAAAGGGAAACTCGTGTCCGGCATGCTCGCAGACGTTAAGGCTTTTGAGCTGAAACTCAACCTTTTCCAACAGAAGGCTAGTGAGTCTAACTTTTCCAAAAGTATTCGAGTTGCATCCGAATCTTTCAGAATCATTTTAGGGTGGATCTCGGGGAGATACCAAATATGTACCAGTTGGAACTGGCTAATCTGCACACAGGCGATGAGCTCAAAGACGCATTTGATGCGAAAGACATTCTGCAGTTTTACGGTGGCCTTAAAGACACAAGGTTTTCGAGTTTAAGGGAACTAGCAGCAGCCATGATAACAGTTTTCGACAGTACATACGTCTGCGATCAGGCTTTCTCGAGAATGAAGTTCATCAAATCAAACTTGCGTTCCCGACTAACCGATGAACACCTGCACGACTTTCTGCGTCTCTCGGTGAGCAACCTTGATGCAGATATTTGCGAGTTGGCTAAGCATGTTCAGCACCAAAAGTCGCATTGAATAAGTTTTCTCTCCTTTTTTGCTTGTAACCTATATTTGTAAATTGTAACCTTGTGACATGCGGGCTGCAAATAAACATAATTTCTATTCCAGGTTCGTACATTATTGTCAATTCCACCAATTTTTTCTCTTTGCCTGcaaagcctcccccccccccccccccgatgtgcCGTCTGGGCCCCGCGGTGTCGGCTTCATGCAATTCGGCCCTGCGCCTCAAAAGGTTGCCGACCCCTGCACTAACCAATTACCTGTAGTTAATTCCGCGGGTAGTGTAAACAAACTACAATCTTCAGACTTACTTATCGCGTCAAGTGGCAACCCAGCACTGCTCAGAACGCATTCGACAACCGCCATTTCTAtcaaaaaatatgcagaaacccTACTcaagttgtctaagtatgcgtaagcatacacCCAATTTCGCCTGGCgaatccccaaatttcaagttgcaccgaccccaaatttaagttgacccacccGCACATTTCAAGTTGGTCAAATTTCAAAGTTCATGTTGGGCCGCCTcttaacttcaagttggccctcctccaaatttcagttgggccaCTCCTAAATTGCAAGTAGGCCCACGaccaaatttcaaattggccgACCCCCAAGTTTGAAGTATGTCCAACCCCAAATATTATTTGGCCCATCGCTACTATGAACTTCCTGAAGCATTTTCTATGAAGCCCTATCTGTCCCAATGGTAATGTGTAAACCTGATCATAAGGTTATGCTTCATGATCCATATTTTTTGGTTGGAATTGGTACTTATTGCTTATCCAGCTAGCAATGATGTATGCTTACACTATTATAACGGTGAAATATTTAACTTTGCAAATTCCGCACTTTTGTACAGATAAAAGGCGTTACACTTTGCGCGTCAGAGCTCTGGTTGGGGTACTCCCCAAAGAATGCCTACGCATTATTACCATTAGTTGGTTAGTTGAGTTTAAACGGAGCAGCCGGTTCTCGCCTGCCATAGTTTCCACAATTACCCAGAGTTAAGGCCACAGAATATAGCAGCAGTTGTAGCACTGTGCTTATTTGCGAGCAGGTTTTGTTGTCAGATTCCTATGCCTTCAGAAGATTGTTTTGATGtgaccttatatatatatatatatatatatatatatatatatatatatatatatatacatacatacatacagcgcCGTTTATACACACCTCCAGTCCAAGCAAAGTCTTTGTGATCATCTCCAATACCATGCCGCGGCTTGCTTCGTGGGCGTCGACAATGTCGCCAAAACGTGCAGCTTCACCGAATTTCTGCACAAGGCCTGCCATGCTGCCGTCGATAATGTCAAATACTTTCTTTACTTTTCCAGCGGTGAAACACGTGTTGAATACTGAGCGTACTTCCCGCCACTTCTCTCCTGCAAGAAGCAGATCGACATTCATTCGCGACACAGCACGCCTGCAGTCGTTGCTTAAGGTTGGATTTCAAACTTATCCGCAAAATGCGTCATAGCGAGGAAACCTCATGTGCACAAGCTTAAAAAAATTCATATTTCCAGCCGAGGTACACAACTGGTTACATTGTTAGGCTGCCAAGCTACAGGTCGAGGGTTCAATCCTGGCCACGGAAGCCGCAATTATGAagacaaaatgcgaaaacgctgcTGCACATAGATTTATAGGCACGTGAACAAACTccagggtggtcaaaattaatccggcatcacgcactacggggtgcctcataaagTAATTATGGTTTTGGAGCAAACGCCCGGAATTGAGCTTTGCATAGTCCCCTCTGTATGGTAGCGCGAAGTAAAGGAATATGGCAGCTATGGTACCGAGAAGTAATGGAATATCAGACAGAAACATGGACAGACacgaacactttctcgctgttctttcttcctttacatCGCGCGTCCTATCTCCACAGTAAATACGACGTACTAACTAGCGCGACCTACTATCCTTTTATGTTATGCTGTAAAATTTCAGCGGTTATCTTATGGTCGTATTTGCGTGCCTAAGTCTTTTATTCCAACAGGACCTCAACCCCAAGTTTACCAACAGACTCCAGCGCCACTCCTCCCTCTGGCGGAGTTCCGCGTCACCAGCTAATCACGTCGCCTGCACCATGACTCGCTTAAAGCGCTCACGATACCCCCGATCTTTGAAATATGTCTCCTCGCATCGCCATTCCTTCGCGTGGGTTTGGTGTTCAGATAGCCAAGGAGCCCGGTACCGCTGCGTAATGAACTGCCACCACAGTGACAAAAACACGCATTGCGTCTGCGGCCGCATATCAACGTCTAGATTGTTGCGGGTAAATGTACGTAAAGGACCACAAGTCGGCATGGACAACCGCCGCCCGCAGAATAGGCTAAGTCGGAATGCGCAAGCACGTAGTAATAATTCGCAAGCTACGTTGTTGCTTCGCCTTGTAGCTCATTCATGACAGTTTCGACGTGACGACGAGAATATCACACCAGCTCTACTTCGACGTTCTCTGAGTGACAAATTGAGCGTCGGATGCTTTGCACGCGCGACGCACATTGAGTTTTCTCATATTTGTTTGGGAGCGTGCACATCATTGCTAGCATTTATGTGGTGAGAAGTTGCATGCAGTTGAGAGATTTAGCACAGCCGTATGATTGGGTTCACATGTCTAAAAGAATTCGAACCATACTGTGCTGTGTGGCATCTCGTGTCCGCGAGTCGTCTCCGCGACGCCGCACAGCGTCGCGTCGCACGAAAACGTGTGCTGAAGTAACCAGGTCGGGGGTCAGGATGATTGTATCGTGGCGGGAAGGGCGGGGAGCAGTGGGCCGGAGGTCTTTAACACAGTCCAGGAGGCGTTGTAGGAATTTTTCTGGCAGGGCTGGTAGCTGCATTGATTTAAAGAAGTCTCTGGGGAGGCGCAGAGAACTGCCACACACCAGCTCTTTTGCTGAGCACTGTAGGTTTCCCGGTGGA
Above is a genomic segment from Dermacentor andersoni chromosome 8, qqDerAnde1_hic_scaffold, whole genome shotgun sequence containing:
- the LOC126538807 gene encoding cytochrome P450 3A6-like, with amino-acid sequence MLLQAAFILVLSSAFVWVIRRRHRHGLFERLGVPGPKPDFLWGNWKQLKQDRIRVMDQWIQHYGKVFGVYFGDKPFMVITDVEIIKECFIKAAKVFQDRPMYAIDVEPFKNGLPFLRGYDYGVLFSFWGVKVLYRYCGDPTEGIVHDADGMDVCALVAVRIRVPHVVCTSVSSLIVLDMPSSSRRLGEKWREVRSVFNTCFTAGKVKKVFDIIDGSMAGLVQKFGEAARFGDIVDAHEASRGMVLEMITKTLLGLEADRRTKSDDPVLRSLNVIFQEADNALFEGAFAYPGLRSILEWLYPVTSFCKAVQNVMDHTVITIKKRRKGETERKGDVLQHILDAQKGVGHFLPTARETERKDDVLQHILDAQKGVGNFLPTARSSARLIDDHKLLCNIVVLLMAGLETTSASLAFLLYLLAKHPEEQQKVRAEIHRVLHRHKNSDMECGITNFEEKQGLEHKRRETKDNIPGSSSSHSSEKPTNASQNSENECLDTKHGERTAVPKASSHLRSEKMELDEDDVMLLERLDMVVREGMRLYPAIPVAIMRECVEDTTILGRFIPEGTGVFAPTWHIHRNPEIWPEPNRFIPDRFSPAQRDIVTCSYFPFGLGPRMCVASRLGMVTVKTALYTIIRNFEISLAEDIQDPLPVFVDHVIINPAVPIKLRVKRIKLE